The following are encoded in a window of Bos indicus isolate NIAB-ARS_2022 breed Sahiwal x Tharparkar chromosome 7, NIAB-ARS_B.indTharparkar_mat_pri_1.0, whole genome shotgun sequence genomic DNA:
- the LOC139183965 gene encoding olfactory receptor-like protein OLF4 — protein sequence MEARNKTRISEFLLLGFSEEPEIQPLIFGLFLSMYLITVFGNLLIILAVSSDSHFHTPMYFFLSNLSFVDICFTSTTIPKMLWNIQAQNKAITYEGCIIQMYFFILFVCLDDFLLTVMAYDRFVAICHPLHYTVMMNSQLCGLLMLVSWVMSALNSLIQSLMVLQLSFCTDLEIPHFFCEINQMVRLACSDTFFNDMLFYFAAGMFGFLTLTGILYSYSKIVSSIRGISSAQGKYKAFSTCASHLSMVCLFYCTSLGVYLSSAATQSSHSSATASVMYTVITPMLNPFIYSLRNKDIKRALERILEMAATKGPTVWRLK from the coding sequence ATGgaagcaagaaataaaacaagaatttCAGAATTTTTGCTTCTGGGATtttcagaggaaccagaaatacAGCCCCTCATATTTGGACTTTTTCTCTCCATGTACCTGATCACTGTGtttggaaacctgctcatcatcctggctGTCAGCTCAGACTCCCActtccacacccccatgtacttcttcctctccaacttgTCCTTTGTAGACATATgcttcacctccaccaccatcccaaagatgctgtgGAACATCCAGGCACAGAACAAAGCCATAACCTATGAAGGCTGCATTATCCAGAtgtattttttcatactttttgtaTGTTTGGATGACTTCCTCCTgactgtgatggcctatgaccgctttgTGGCCATCTGCCATCCCCTGCACTACACGGTCATGATGAACTCCCAGCTCTGTGGACTGCTCATGCTGGTGTCCTGGGTGATGAGTGCTCTGAATTCCTTGATACAAAGTTTGATGGTATTGCAGCTGTCCTTCTGTACAGACTTGGAAATTccccactttttctgtgaaattaaTCAGATGGTCCGACTTGCCTGTTCTGACACATTTTTTAATGAcatgttgttttattttgcagCTGGGATGTTTGGTTTTTTAACCCTCACTGGGATTCTTTATTCATATTCTAAGATAGTTTCCTCCATAAGAGGAATCTCATCAGCTCAAGGgaagtataaagcattttccacctgTGCATCTCATCTTTCAATGGTCTGCTTATTTTATTGTACAAGCCTAGGAGTGTACCTTAGCTCTGCTGCTACCCAAAGCTCACACTCAAGTGCAACAGCCTCAGTGATGTACACTGTGatcacacccatgctgaaccccttcatctataGTCTGAGGAACAAAGATATAAAGAGAGCTCTGGAAAGAATCCTTGAAATGGCAGCTACAAAAGGTCCAACTGTTTGGAGGCTGAAGTAG